The Porites lutea chromosome 9, jaPorLute2.1, whole genome shotgun sequence sequence AGCAAATCGAAAAGAGAGGAAGCGTACACTGACTATGAACTCAGCATTTGCTGAACTTCGCGACCATATTCCTAACGTTCCTCCAGATACAAAGCTATCGAAAATTAAAACGCTGAGGTTAGCGATAAGCTACATCAAGTTTCTAATGGAAGTCCTTGAAGAAAGCAACGATGGAAAACCAGCGCGAAGCCACCATCAATTTGTAGCCGATTTAACATTTCAGAATGAGGGAAGAGAGAAACGAAAGAGAGAATTGAGTATGGTAAGTATAATTGTCTTAAGTTCATGAATATAACATTATTTGCTTTGCGTTGAGTGACGTAATCACGTCACTCGCAAATTTGTTCCTGCTTATACCGTTCACTTTCACAGCCTGCGGCGTCAAACCACGATCCTACGCAGAGAAAACGAGGAAGAACTGGCTGGCCACAGTACGTATGGGCCATGGAGCTTCGGAACTAATTCCTACGCGAAAATCTTGTATCTCCATCGTCAGTTCGCTTTCATTTGGTTGGAGAAAGAGGAACCGAGCGGAAGATCCTGCTCGCGACTTGCGAAATCACTGTAAGGACTACTGGGTAATCGCTTCTTAACAGCTATTTGGGCGACACTGGTCTGGTTCTCAGAGAGACACTAGagttgaattttttattgttctagTTTCACAATTGCAAGCCATTTGATAATTCTCCGTGCGATCAAAGCAAGAGGTCCTACAGCTTCTAAAATTTACGCTAGAACAACATGTGCGCTCTTCATTGTAAACACTAATCAACATTATCACGCCTTTGGTGAGTGAAACTGTTATTGTTTTAGAAAATCATTAAAAGACCTTAATTAtacgaaaaacaacaaaattggaGGGtctcattaaaaacaaaagtcCCGCCATGGCGTTTACAACTTGATTTAAGGggttaatttttatcattttgtatCTTGCCGTTGGAAGCCTTAAAGTGCTCTGATCCTTTCTTCATGTTCATTTTTGGGATTGAAAACCTTTAGCATTTCCTTTTTTGGCTATAAGTGGCGATAGCCACTTATCTATCCAGGTAATAGCAGTAACTCAAGAAACTATAACGATTAACCGCTAGTCATATTGAAGGAGACTGTAAATGTTATTTAAGAAACTCCCAAGTGTTTATTCTCCAAACTGGTTGTGTATACTCTTTATCTTACTGGTCCTTTTTAAAGACAAAGTTGGTAAATCCAACTTCTATGTTTATTTATTGGTTTTCGGCACGAATCCAGCTTGTATATGTTGCAATTCTTCtgtttataacaatattttgcCACTTGCTGTGAACCTAGGATTAAGGACTGAGAAATGTTTGTTCTTGACAAAGTGAGCAAACTAAGATGACGATGGTGATTTTGTCATTGTACTCAATCTACTTGATTTAGTTCCTAGATTCCTAGAGAAACATTCCAAGTGATCTAATTAAAGAAGAAACGCTGTTGAAATTGTGTCgcaaaacatttttgggaaGTCACTTTTATATACGTGAGTCCAAGTCATGGTTACTGAGGGCTCTTCGTAGTGAGATTAAGTAAGACGTCTTGCCAAAGAAACGTTAGCCTTATCATCGCCAAGAATAGTTGGCTGGTACAACAGTTGGAAAATTTTTACCACCTTTCCTTTTCAAATAGGTTTCTCACGTATTCATTAAGAAACCTTTTCTTATCCAGGAACCTTGTGGTTTGTGGTTGTAAACGAACCGGATCTCGATCTCTCCCATGCGCGACGGGAGATGAGTCAGTTCCTATCTCTATCCCTCATAGGCGAGGATGAGTGAATTCCTATCTTTAAACATAAATAAAGGCTATCTTAATTCTGTTCAAATACGAGGGAGGAAGAAAGGTtaaagctttctattacatCATACCAATATTGACACGATCTCGGGAATTAAAAGAGGTCTCAACACAACACAGCTCTGAATTTAGTTTGCGTAGTTCCTAAACCAGGTTTTTCTGGTTCATCTTCGAGTGCACGATTTAACACAAAATATATGACAAGTtgcagttaaaaaaatatatatattaaaaaattctCGTGGAAAGAACAGTACTTTCGTATAGAATTTAAAATTGCTTAGTAAGAAACATGTAGAAGGCCCCACCTTGGGTTGTCATCTACAGACCACATTGTAGCtctagaaaacaaaacaaaatattaccACTTTAAAAGGTTTATAAACACTGTCGCAAGTTAGTATTGATATTTACGACGTTCACTTAATGGACGCTCTTTAAGATTTCATTAACAGGCGGAAAACTCAGAGAGTCACACGTGGCAAGGAATAATGGCGCTGTAGCTTCGAATGAGTGTCCACTTCGGAAATTAAAACAGCCACGTCTAGCATATAAAACTTCTAGGATGTatagctttcttttgaataatCAATGGTGTAATTAATTAAACACTTCATCCATAAACTCTGATAAAGTAACCGAcgttacagcataataaacagctcCACAGCAAGGCACGGCACTGATCTGTTAGTtgggtcacactttaggatttcattctCAGACTCAAAAGGTAGAAGCGTTTTTTCACAGCTTCATACGATACAAGAGAACCTTCTGTTTAAAGATACTTACACAAGGAAAGTGATAAACTTGAGATAACTGCCCATTACTTGAAAGAAGGGTTTTCTTCCTCTTGCTAACAAAACAGATTATAGAAAATATT is a genomic window containing:
- the LOC140949119 gene encoding heart- and neural crest derivatives-expressed protein 2-like; this translates as MNRTSKEEHEKSKPLKVEPCEEHQPTASFHEANSLEVPRGSANRKERKRTLTMNSAFAELRDHIPNVPPDTKLSKIKTLRLAISYIKFLMEVLEESNDGKPARSHHQFVADLTFQNEGREKRKRELSMPAASNHDPTQRKRGRTGWPQYVWAMELRN